A region of Polyangiaceae bacterium DNA encodes the following proteins:
- a CDS encoding DUF4276 family protein: MKIVMLVEGDTERAFLPVLRNFLENRLAGRMPQLTVRPYDGRIPKGEKLRRVVNDALTKRPVADAVIALTDVYTGTADFLDASDAKAKMSAWVGPNEKFFPHVAMHDFEAWLLPYWNTIQKLARHNMAAPSGAPEQVNHNRPPAVRIKEIFERGGCRDSYVKPRDASRILKENDLSIAVEACPELKALVNTIITLSGGVKLP; this comes from the coding sequence GTGAAGATTGTGATGCTCGTGGAAGGCGACACTGAGCGTGCGTTCCTTCCCGTACTCCGGAATTTTTTGGAAAATCGATTGGCGGGGCGTATGCCACAACTCACGGTACGCCCATATGATGGTCGTATTCCCAAAGGGGAAAAACTTCGTCGTGTCGTGAACGACGCGTTGACGAAGCGACCCGTTGCCGACGCTGTCATTGCATTAACGGATGTTTATACCGGGACGGCCGACTTCCTGGACGCCAGCGACGCCAAAGCGAAAATGAGCGCGTGGGTGGGACCGAACGAAAAGTTCTTTCCGCACGTGGCCATGCATGATTTCGAAGCGTGGCTTCTGCCCTATTGGAACACCATCCAAAAGCTGGCAAGACACAACATGGCAGCGCCATCCGGGGCGCCGGAGCAAGTGAATCACAATCGCCCACCCGCCGTGCGAATCAAGGAAATCTTCGAGCGCGGGGGGTGTCGAGATAGCTACGTCAAACCACGAGATGCATCGCGTATTCTCAAAGAGAACGACTTGTCCATTGCCGTCGAGGCATGTCCCGAGCTGAAAGCGCTCGTGAATACGATCATCACCCTTTCGGGCGGCGTAAAGCTTCCCTAA
- a CDS encoding class I SAM-dependent methyltransferase has translation MNIGAPLTAADAAVFDTSVIPRYLANFGVPAVEMAIPYAPATIVDIGCRTGFVEALLAEKFGGSNIYGYDPSPAAITLAREKAAALSSVNIALDVVTQLPLPLNDSSFTHGLLIHPDVSAEVRYTLLAELRRVLVPGGQALVALPVRGSFPEIYDMLREYALRQDLADFGKAVELSAASRPTIESLSEELEKVGLGEVDVDVQLIGVSFPSGREFLEDPIAQLVVFPDMRALLEADGPAIDAAFRYVQDAITKYWSEGAFELTVNVGCASGRRWE, from the coding sequence ATGAACATCGGCGCACCGCTCACGGCGGCGGACGCGGCCGTATTCGACACGTCCGTGATCCCGCGATACCTCGCCAACTTCGGGGTTCCTGCGGTGGAAATGGCCATACCGTATGCACCGGCCACCATCGTCGACATCGGTTGCAGGACGGGGTTTGTCGAAGCGCTCCTGGCCGAGAAGTTCGGGGGGTCGAACATTTACGGATACGACCCTTCGCCCGCTGCGATCACGCTCGCGCGTGAAAAAGCGGCGGCACTTTCGAGCGTGAACATCGCGCTCGATGTGGTCACGCAGCTCCCTTTGCCGCTGAACGATTCGAGTTTCACGCACGGGCTCTTGATTCACCCCGACGTGAGCGCCGAGGTGCGGTACACGCTGCTTGCGGAATTGCGTCGGGTGCTCGTTCCGGGTGGTCAAGCGCTCGTGGCATTGCCCGTGCGCGGGTCATTTCCGGAAATTTACGACATGCTGCGCGAATATGCGCTTCGCCAGGACTTGGCGGATTTTGGCAAAGCGGTGGAGCTGTCGGCGGCGAGTCGACCGACGATTGAATCATTATCGGAAGAGCTCGAAAAGGTGGGTTTGGGCGAGGTCGACGTCGACGTGCAATTGATTGGCGTGTCGTTTCCGAGCGGGCGGGAATTCCTCGAGGATCCCATTGCGCAGCTCGTAGTTTTTCCGGACATGCGGGCATTGCTCGAAGCCGATGGACCGGCCATCGACGCGGCATTTCGTTACGTGCAGGATGCCATAACGAAATATTGGTCGGAGGGCGCATTCGAGCTGACGGTGAACGTCGGATGCGCGAGCGGCCGAAGGTGGGAGTGA